The proteins below come from a single Candidatus Reconcilbacillus cellulovorans genomic window:
- a CDS encoding xanthine phosphoribosyltransferase has product MNRRTNRRTDAIRELFLKEAVALNDRVLELDRLLTHLVRPDWVRMIGQELADRFRGDAPTKVLTAESAGIAPAFAAAEELGVPLLFARRRQTLLTGEDVWHERVPSFTKGVVTDLLVPRNLLSADDRVLIVDDTIAHGDTALGLVRIVENAGARLVGFAVVVEKCFQEGARRLKDRGVRVESLVRVRSLENGLELEPEAE; this is encoded by the coding sequence ATGAACCGGCGAACAAACCGGCGAACCGACGCCATCCGGGAACTGTTTTTGAAGGAAGCCGTCGCGTTGAATGACCGCGTGCTCGAACTCGACAGGCTGCTGACCCATCTCGTCCGTCCGGACTGGGTCCGGATGATCGGACAGGAACTAGCCGACCGATTCCGCGGCGATGCTCCGACGAAAGTGCTGACCGCCGAATCCGCTGGCATCGCTCCCGCTTTTGCCGCCGCGGAGGAACTCGGCGTGCCGCTTCTGTTCGCCCGCCGGCGGCAGACGCTGCTGACGGGCGAGGACGTCTGGCACGAACGCGTGCCGTCGTTTACGAAGGGCGTCGTCACCGACCTGCTCGTGCCGCGCAACCTGCTGTCCGCGGACGACCGCGTGCTGATCGTCGACGACACGATCGCCCACGGCGATACGGCGCTCGGCCTCGTCCGCATCGTCGAAAACGCCGGCGCCCGCCTGGTCGGATTCGCCGTCGTTGTAGAAAAATGTTTCCAAGAAGGCGCACGCCGGCTGAAGGACCGCGGCGTCCGGGTCGAATCGCTCGTGCGCGTCCGTTCGCTTGAAAACGGTCTGGAACTGGAGCCGGAAGCAGAATGA